AACTGAAACTAATGTCATTGATAAACCAAGATTTAGTATTCATCAATTTATTGCAAAAGAGGCCATTCCTGTTGCTGTAATTATGCTTTTAATTGGCGTTACCTATGCGTCCATCCTAACTTATTTACAAGCATTTGCTTTAGAGCGACACCTAGTCACTGCAGCAAGCTATTTCTTTATTTGCTATGCTATAGCATCGTTAATTACTAGACCTATTGCTGGTAGATTGATGGATGATAAAAATGAAAATATTATTGTCTACCCAGCATTTATCATGCTTTTCCTTTCATTTGTATGCTTAATTTCAAGCTATCAAAGCTGGTTAATATTACTTGCTGGTGCTTGCCTAGGTTTAGGGTATGGAAATTTATCATCTGCAATGCAATCTATTGCGATAAAAGTCTCACCCCCGATTAAATATGGTATCGCGACATCTACTTTTTACGTTGGTCTAGATGCAGGTGTCGGCTTCGGTCCATCATTCCTTGGGTTATTTACTCATATGTTTTCATATAGTGAAATCTTCGGCTTTATGGCCGCTTTAGCAATCATTACTATGCTTGTTTACTTCTTAATTCATGGACGTCATGTAACTAGAAATGCCATGAACTAAATATTTATATTCAAAAATAAAAAGCATGCCAATCTCTATTCATCATTTGTCTGTCCCCAAGACGCAATTATGATGAATAGAGATTGGCATGCTTTTTAAGTTTTTAGTTTGTAACGCTTAACACTTCTATTTCTTTAGTAATTTTATCTAACAATTTCTTTTGAGAAGTACTATAGAAATAGAATACTTGTCTTTCATCCGTTTCAGAACGCAATTTAGAAATAAGCTCTTTTTTATAGATTTTACGGATAATCACATCGATTTTACTTGTATCCCATAGCATTTCAAAATGTAATGTATCCCTCAATTCTTTACCGCTAATCTTTTCAGCTTCATACACTTTAAAAAGGACTACAAATTCTTCAATTGAAATCTTATGTGTTGTTTTTAACCAGTGCTTTAACTGACTTAACTCCCTTTCTGCTTCTATAAAACGTTGAACTTTATTACTCATAATATGATGCCTCCTATGTTTCTTCTTAGATGTTTGTAATTCATATTATTATACAATTACTTAAATTTATTATATATCAAACTTAGCATTTTATCTATTACAAATATTAAATTGCTGGCTATATCTTGTTTAGATTTATATCTTTTGGACAACTTGTTGTTTATTCGACAACATTTATACCTAAAAAAGATATATTACAACTCAATGGCATGGAGTGTGACATCAATGTTAAAGAACCACTAAAGATTTATTATGTAGTGATTCTTAAGAGTGGGATAGAAATGATATTCTCATAAAATTTATTTCGTTGATCCCCAACTTGCATTGTCTGTAGAATTTCTTTTGAAATTCTCTATGTTGGGGCCCCGTTCCCCAACTTGCATTGTCTGTAGAATTTCTTTTTGAAATTCTCTATGTTGGGGCCCCGCCAACTTGCACATTATTGTAAGCTGACTTTCTGTCAGCTTCTGTGTTGGGGCCCCGCCAACTTGTAAAAACTTTAAAAACGATCATTTCTATTAAATCTGGCATAGATATGACCGTTTTTACTTTAATAAATAATATTGTATTTTAGGGAGTAAGACAGAAATATTAAAACATCTCTAATGATTTAATATGTAGTGGTCCCTACACATTAACCACCAATATAATTCATGTTTATCTTTTTACGTTGACGATTGGCAACTGTTTGAGCAGTTCTCTCATCTGAATATCGATCATCTCTTATTTGCCATAAAGCTTTAAATTGTTCTTTTAATTCTTCGTCGGTCACGCCAGAACGAATAAACGCTTTAACGTTAAATCCATCGACAGTTGCAAATAAACATCCGTAAAACTTCCCATCTGATGACAGCCTTGCGCGTGTACATGTAGAACAAAATGATTGTGAAACACTTGTAATCAAACCAAATTGAACACCATTATCCTTATGGCGATAATATTTTGCTACTTCCCCAAAATATTTTGGTTCTACAGGATCGATTTCAAAGTGCTGCTCTATCATTGTAAGCATTTCATCTTTAGTTACAACTTTACTGAAATCCCATCCATTATCATTACCAACATCCATAAATTCTATAAATCGAATCTCTATATGTTTATCTTTAAAATATTCAAGCATTGGTATGATTTGATCATCGTTAATACCTTTTTGTATAACAACATTTACTTTTACATTCAAACCAATAGACGTCGCGTAATCAATTTGTTCTAAAATCGTAGTCGCTTTAATATTACGATTATTGATTGATTGAAATAGCGTATCATCAATAGCATCCAAACTGACATTAATTCTGCGCAGCCCAGCATCATATAACTTTTGTCCATGCTTTTTTAATAACAAACCATTTGTAGTCAAACCAATATCTTCAATACCATCGATTTGATTTAATTTAGCTATAAGTACATCTAAATCCCGTCGCATCAATGGTTCTCCACCTGTAATGCGTATTTTTTTTACACCTAATTCTGCATATACCTTAGCGATTCTAGCCATTTCATCAAACGTTAAAAGTTCATTTTTAGGTAAAAATACGAAATCATCTCCAAATACCTCTTTAGGCATGCAATAATCACACCTAAAGTTACACCGATCTGTCACAGATAACCGTAAGTCACGGATGGGACGTCCTAGTTTATCTTTTATTTGTTCTACCATTTGTGGACCTCCTAACAGCTTACAATTTTTGAATTAAAGCGTCCAAATCATGCTGATAATTTATATTTTTGTACCAATATGAGGGCGCATCTACATCCCTTACATCCAAATAATCCGTTGATAATTCATGATATACATTTTTAAAACTGTAATTATCAGAATGTAGTGCTTTAGTTATAGCGCCTAATGCATTCGGACTATAAAATGCAATTGTTGGAATAAAACGTCCATCTTCTTTAAAAGCTGCGACATCTAAATGATTTTCAATAAGATGAGAAACTAAAAACTGATACAACGTGCTTACAGCTTTACCAGTAATCATTGGTGTATCAACAGAAACGACAAAAAACAATTCTTCTTCAGGATGTTGCTTCATGATTGTATAAATTCCTGCTAATGGACCTTTATCATTATGATTCTCATCATCTATAACAACATTTGGATATTTAAATTGCGTTGCCAATTGCGCATTTGTACTAATAATAATTTCATTGAACATATTTGTTGATTCTAATGTCTTAATTACTCTACTATAAAAGGTCTCACCGTTCACTTCCGCAAAAGCTTTGGGCTTACCAAATCGCACTGAATGACCACCTGCAAGAATTATTGCTTTCATGCTCCCTTAACCTCCACTAACCGGTGGAATTAATGCAACAGTATCATTAGGTTGAATGAAATCCGATTTTTGTACAAATTCCTCATTTACAGCAACTTGAAACTTTTTATTATTGATTTGCGGATAACGTTCAAACAATAAATCTTCAAATTGTTGTACAGTCAATGCTTGTTCAAGCACAATATCTTCCTGTGCTTTTTGTAATATATCTTTAATTTCTGCGAAGTAAAGTACCTTCATCTCTCTTATTCCTCCCTCTTCGCTTCTTCATAATTCCCTTTTTGATGCCCTTGCCATTTTGAACCATCTTCCCAAATTTCTTTTTTCCAAATCGGAACAATTTCTTTTATACGCTCAATTGCATATTCATTTGCTCGATAGGCATCTTTACGATGCGGTGAAGAAACCGCAATTAATACAGCGATATCTGAAATTTGTAATGGCCCTATTCTATGAACAATACTCGTTATCGTTCCAGGCCATTTTTCATTTATTTCATCTCCAATTTGTGCCAATTTCTTTTCAGCCATTGGAATATACGCTTCATATTCTAAATATTCCGTTTTGACGCCTTTAGTCCATTCGCGAACATGACCGGTAAAAACAACTACTGCACCTTGATATTCATTTATAGTGAATTCACGATATTGTTCTGTTTGTATCGGTTCTGTCACGATTTCAAATTGTTTCATTCATTTCAATCCTCTATGTTAATTGTGTATCACAATCATTTTTAATTTTATTTAATAACCATTGCTCAAATGCTGTAAAATCTTCATGCTCCCTTACATTAATGCTATAACAAACATTCGACAATTGTTGTAATACTTGCAACTCTTCTTCATTTCGATAGACTACGACTTTTTCAAAATCAGCATTTTTAAAGCCTTCAACTAATACGATATTGGTGTCAATTGTAACAGATTTTTCAATAATTTGAGTAAGATTTTGATTATCTACACGTGTTACAGTTTGCTGATATTGAAAACCTTGTACAATACTTTGATCTGCCCCCGCTTCAAAATGCTTCATGTGATCGACGTCTGAATCCTGTAATTGAATATCTTCCTTACCATGCCCATGATGTTTAATAGTAGCAACTGTATAACCATGTGACTTTAAGAAAGAGACAATATGCCTCATCAATGTTGTCTTACCAGACTTTTTGTAACCTACAATTTGTAAAATCATAAAAGAAGTTCCTCTTCAGCAGCGTCAGATTCAGTCAATATAATATCTACTGTATGCCCCGCTTTAAAACCACGTGACCCTCCTGGTAACATGACCATACAGTTAGCATGTGCAATCGCTACAACCGCACCTGATTTATTGAATCCTGAAGGTACTACAGTAGCTCCAGCACTTGTTAACGTTGCTTTAGCACGTATAAATCGTGTGAATGGGTTTGCCTTGGTAAAATCTTCCATTAATGTTGCTTTAATTATTTGCGGGAAGACTTCTAGTGCGCCACACATATGTTTAACAGCTGGTTTCACAAATAGTTCAAATCCTGTAAAACAAGCTGATGGATTTCCAGATAATCCAAACAAATACTTTCCATCTACAAATGCAACCGTTGTTACGCTACCAGGACGCATTGCTACTTTATTAAATAACACTTCCGCCTTTACAGCCTTATAAATCTCAGGTAAATAGTCAAAATCTCCAACAGAAACTCCGCCCGTTGTAATAACGATATCATGTTTTTCCATAGCTTCTTTAACGACTTGGATGCCACTATCTAAATCATCTTTTTGTGTTTTGTAAATACCAACTTCAAGACCTAATTTTTCTGCTAAGGCACGAATCATTGGGCCATTAGAGTTACGAATTTTCCCATCTTCTAATACATCATTAACATCTAATAATTCGCTTCCTGTTGCAATAACAGCGACACTCGGTTGCTTAATAACTTTAACCTCTGCATAGCCATATGTTGCAAGGACCGCGATAGCCCCTGGATTAATTACTTGTCCTTTTTTTAGAACAACATCGCCTGTCTTTGTTTCTTCACCTTTTAAAGATATATTTTCATTTTTTGAAAATGGTTTACGAATTGTAAATGTATCTTCTAGTTCAATCGTTTGTTCAAACATAACAACAGCATCTGCGCCATTAGGTATTTGTGCTCCAGTCATAATACGCACCGCTTCGTGATCCCCAACTAATTTATCAGAAACTGAACCTGCACCAATATGATCAATCACTTTAAACTCAATGCGATTCTGACCACTTGCCCCTTGTGAATCAACACTGCGAATTGCAAAACCATCATAAGGTGATTTATCAAACCTTGGTATATCATAAGTA
The genomic region above belongs to Staphylococcus aureus and contains:
- a CDS encoding MFS transporter, whose amino-acid sequence is MTNQGSLNKSPIFTKSFTINFLVNFIVYLCMYLLLVVIAGYSKQAFDASDSLAGLVVGLFIVGSLIGRFATGKFVNQIGPKRLLFIGLIALIITQLLYFIDGSLAFLIFVRLINGIATAVVTTATGTIAAYVTPVNRKSEGISLFSLSLVLGTAIGPFLGMLLITKYAIDLLFIICVILGILGLIISLFIKVDFEVTNNKTETNVIDKPRFSIHQFIAKEAIPVAVIMLLIGVTYASILTYLQAFALERHLVTAASYFFICYAIASLITRPIAGRLMDDKNENIIVYPAFIMLFLSFVCLISSYQSWLILLAGACLGLGYGNLSSAMQSIAIKVSPPIKYGIATSTFYVGLDAGVGFGPSFLGLFTHMFSYSEIFGFMAALAIITMLVYFLIHGRHVTRNAMN
- the sarV gene encoding HTH-type transcriptional regulator SarV, whose amino-acid sequence is MSNKVQRFIEAERELSQLKHWLKTTHKISIEEFVVLFKVYEAEKISGKELRDTLHFEMLWDTSKIDVIIRKIYKKELISKLRSETDERQVFYFYSTSQKKLLDKITKEIEVLSVTN
- the moaA gene encoding GTP 3',8-cyclase MoaA, yielding MVEQIKDKLGRPIRDLRLSVTDRCNFRCDYCMPKEVFGDDFVFLPKNELLTFDEMARIAKVYAELGVKKIRITGGEPLMRRDLDVLIAKLNQIDGIEDIGLTTNGLLLKKHGQKLYDAGLRRINVSLDAIDDTLFQSINNRNIKATTILEQIDYATSIGLNVKVNVVIQKGINDDQIIPMLEYFKDKHIEIRFIEFMDVGNDNGWDFSKVVTKDEMLTMIEQHFEIDPVEPKYFGEVAKYYRHKDNGVQFGLITSVSQSFCSTCTRARLSSDGKFYGCLFATVDGFNVKAFIRSGVTDEELKEQFKALWQIRDDRYSDERTAQTVANRQRKKINMNYIGG
- the mobA gene encoding molybdenum cofactor guanylyltransferase MobA translates to MKAIILAGGHSVRFGKPKAFAEVNGETFYSRVIKTLESTNMFNEIIISTNAQLATQFKYPNVVIDDENHNDKGPLAGIYTIMKQHPEEELFFVVSVDTPMITGKAVSTLYQFLVSHLIENHLDVAAFKEDGRFIPTIAFYSPNALGAITKALHSDNYSFKNVYHELSTDYLDVRDVDAPSYWYKNINYQHDLDALIQKL
- the moaD gene encoding molybdopterin converting factor subunit 1, producing MKVLYFAEIKDILQKAQEDIVLEQALTVQQFEDLLFERYPQINNKKFQVAVNEEFVQKSDFIQPNDTVALIPPVSGG
- a CDS encoding molybdenum cofactor biosynthesis protein MoaE codes for the protein MKQFEIVTEPIQTEQYREFTINEYQGAVVVFTGHVREWTKGVKTEYLEYEAYIPMAEKKLAQIGDEINEKWPGTITSIVHRIGPLQISDIAVLIAVSSPHRKDAYRANEYAIERIKEIVPIWKKEIWEDGSKWQGHQKGNYEEAKREE
- the mobB gene encoding molybdopterin-guanine dinucleotide biosynthesis protein B — encoded protein: MILQIVGYKKSGKTTLMRHIVSFLKSHGYTVATIKHHGHGKEDIQLQDSDVDHMKHFEAGADQSIVQGFQYQQTVTRVDNQNLTQIIEKSVTIDTNIVLVEGFKNADFEKVVVYRNEEELQVLQQLSNVCYSINVREHEDFTAFEQWLLNKIKNDCDTQLT
- the glp gene encoding gephyrin-like molybdotransferase Glp → MVVEKRNPIPVKEAIQRIVNQQSSMPAITVALEKSLNHILAEDIVATYDIPRFDKSPYDGFAIRSVDSQGASGQNRIEFKVIDHIGAGSVSDKLVGDHEAVRIMTGAQIPNGADAVVMFEQTIELEDTFTIRKPFSKNENISLKGEETKTGDVVLKKGQVINPGAIAVLATYGYAEVKVIKQPSVAVIATGSELLDVNDVLEDGKIRNSNGPMIRALAEKLGLEVGIYKTQKDDLDSGIQVVKEAMEKHDIVITTGGVSVGDFDYLPEIYKAVKAEVLFNKVAMRPGSVTTVAFVDGKYLFGLSGNPSACFTGFELFVKPAVKHMCGALEVFPQIIKATLMEDFTKANPFTRFIRAKATLTSAGATVVPSGFNKSGAVVAIAHANCMVMLPGGSRGFKAGHTVDIILTESDAAEEELLL